A stretch of Strix aluco isolate bStrAlu1 chromosome 16, bStrAlu1.hap1, whole genome shotgun sequence DNA encodes these proteins:
- the LOC141930950 gene encoding uncharacterized protein LOC141930950 isoform X8, translated as MRKKYLTCQILPAVPRARAAFQGVVGPDDLQEFPSHLKPFCSSGVTTVTSRALSYHRREKVAPGFKAIPSACCFTLAAALLKKRRRKLWLTKLCHNRDCSRQHHGMLIMTSTGLAVLSFSLLLAMDLQWPLIRGKRLYNSKWSYKAGWEKRQQQFGKHCMKQKLKFCLKNVRDQVKK; from the exons atgagaaagaagtaTCTAACCTGTCAAATTCTCCCGGCAGTACCGAGGgcgagagctgcg TTCCAGGgcgtggttggaccagatgacctgcaagagttcccttcccacctcaaaccGTTCTGCAGTTCCGGAGTCACAACTGTCACATCCAGGGCCCTGAGCTACCACAGGCGTGAGAAAGTAGCCCCAGGCTTCAAGGCCATCCCGAGTGCCTGCTGCTTTACTCTGGCCGCAGcgctcctgaagaagaggagaag aaagctctggctgacgaagttatgccacaacagagactgcagccgtcagcaccacgggatgctgataatgaccagcacaggcctcgctgtactgtcgttttccctgctgcttgcaatggatctgcagtggcctttgattcgcggaaaaagactctacaactcgaaatggagttataaagcag GGTGGGAGAAgcggcagcaacagtttggcaaacactgcatgaagcaaaaattgaaattctgcCTGAAAAATGtgagggaccaagtaaagaagtga
- the LOC141930950 gene encoding uncharacterized protein LOC141930950 isoform X5, translated as MRKKYLTCQILPAVPRARAAFQGVVGPDDLQEFPSHLKPFCSSGVTTVTSRALSYHRREKVAPGFKAIPSACCFTLAAALLKKRRRKLWLTKLCHNRDCSRQHHGMLIMTSTGLAVLSFSLLLAMDLQWPLIRGKRLYNSKWSYKAGKQEIRGVGDMRKTRMERPPSCKVRRRRVHLSKRHRYRKAEDIKKTDPREGGRSGSNSLANTA; from the exons atgagaaagaagtaTCTAACCTGTCAAATTCTCCCGGCAGTACCGAGGgcgagagctgcg TTCCAGGgcgtggttggaccagatgacctgcaagagttcccttcccacctcaaaccGTTCTGCAGTTCCGGAGTCACAACTGTCACATCCAGGGCCCTGAGCTACCACAGGCGTGAGAAAGTAGCCCCAGGCTTCAAGGCCATCCCGAGTGCCTGCTGCTTTACTCTGGCCGCAGcgctcctgaagaagaggagaag aaagctctggctgacgaagttatgccacaacagagactgcagccgtcagcaccacgggatgctgataatgaccagcacaggcctcgctgtactgtcgttttccctgctgcttgcaatggatctgcagtggcctttgattcgcggaaaaagactctacaactcgaaatggagttataaagcag gaaagcaggaaatacgaggagttggtgacatgaggaagacccggatggagcgaccccctagctgcaaagtgcgcagacgcagggtacacctctcaaaGAGACAcagataccggaaggcggaggatataaaaaaaacggaccctcgggaa GGTGGGAGAAgcggcagcaacagtttggcaaacactgcatga
- the LOC141930950 gene encoding uncharacterized protein LOC141930950 isoform X2 — protein MRKKYLTCQILPAVPRARAAFQGVVGPDDLQEFPSHLKPFCSSGVTTVTSRALSYHRREKVAPGFKAIPSACCFTLAAALLKKRRRDCSRQHHGMLIMTSTGLAVLSFSLLLAMDLQWPLIRGKRLYNSKWSYKAGKQEIRGVGDMRKTRMERPPSCKVRRRRVHLSKRHRYRKAEDIKKTDPREVSACRWWSKDSPAAQRCFACCRLLSKQLKF, from the exons atgagaaagaagtaTCTAACCTGTCAAATTCTCCCGGCAGTACCGAGGgcgagagctgcg TTCCAGGgcgtggttggaccagatgacctgcaagagttcccttcccacctcaaaccGTTCTGCAGTTCCGGAGTCACAACTGTCACATCCAGGGCCCTGAGCTACCACAGGCGTGAGAAAGTAGCCCCAGGCTTCAAGGCCATCCCGAGTGCCTGCTGCTTTACTCTGGCCGCAGcgctcctgaagaagaggagaag agactgcagccgtcagcaccacgggatgctgataatgaccagcacaggcctcgctgtactgtcgttttccctgctgcttgcaatggatctgcagtggcctttgattcgcggaaaaagactctacaactcgaaatggagttataaagcag gaaagcaggaaatacgaggagttggtgacatgaggaagacccggatggagcgaccccctagctgcaaagtgcgcagacgcagggtacacctctcaaaGAGACAcagataccggaaggcggaggatataaaaaaaacggaccctcgggaagtgagtgcgtgccgttggtggagcaaggactccccggctgcccagcgctgttttgcttgttgccgcttgctgagtaaacaattgaaattttga
- the LOC141930950 gene encoding uncharacterized protein LOC141930950 isoform X1, which produces MRKKYLTCQILPAVPRARAAFQGVVGPDDLQEFPSHLKPFCSSGVTTVTSRALSYHRREKVAPGFKAIPSACCFTLAAALLKKRRRKLWLTKLCHNRDCSRQHHGMLIMTSTGLAVLSFSLLLAMDLQWPLIRGKRLYNSKWSYKAGKQEIRGVGDMRKTRMERPPSCKVRRRRVHLSKRHRYRKAEDIKKTDPREVSACRWWSKDSPAAQRCFACCRLLSKQLKF; this is translated from the exons atgagaaagaagtaTCTAACCTGTCAAATTCTCCCGGCAGTACCGAGGgcgagagctgcg TTCCAGGgcgtggttggaccagatgacctgcaagagttcccttcccacctcaaaccGTTCTGCAGTTCCGGAGTCACAACTGTCACATCCAGGGCCCTGAGCTACCACAGGCGTGAGAAAGTAGCCCCAGGCTTCAAGGCCATCCCGAGTGCCTGCTGCTTTACTCTGGCCGCAGcgctcctgaagaagaggagaag aaagctctggctgacgaagttatgccacaacagagactgcagccgtcagcaccacgggatgctgataatgaccagcacaggcctcgctgtactgtcgttttccctgctgcttgcaatggatctgcagtggcctttgattcgcggaaaaagactctacaactcgaaatggagttataaagcag gaaagcaggaaatacgaggagttggtgacatgaggaagacccggatggagcgaccccctagctgcaaagtgcgcagacgcagggtacacctctcaaaGAGACAcagataccggaaggcggaggatataaaaaaaacggaccctcgggaagtgagtgcgtgccgttggtggagcaaggactccccggctgcccagcgctgttttgcttgttgccgcttgctgagtaaacaattgaaattttga